A window from Vulcanimicrobium alpinum encodes these proteins:
- a CDS encoding YbaB/EbfC family nucleoid-associated protein: MNQAQMMQQMRKMQQEMARIQEELANTVVEGSASGGLVTVGITGEFQVKKVTIKPDAVDPDDVETLEDLLVVALNDALGKVQALSSQKMGALTGGLKIPGM, translated from the coding sequence ATGAATCAGGCCCAGATGATGCAGCAGATGCGCAAAATGCAGCAAGAGATGGCGCGCATCCAAGAAGAGCTCGCGAACACGGTGGTGGAGGGCAGCGCATCGGGCGGCCTGGTCACCGTCGGGATCACCGGCGAGTTCCAGGTGAAGAAGGTGACGATCAAGCCGGACGCCGTCGACCCCGACGACGTCGAGACGCTCGAAGACCTGCTCGTCGTCGCGCTCAACGACGCGCTGGGCAAAGTGCAGGCGCTCAGCTCGCAGAAGATGGGCGCGCTCACCGGCGGCCTCAAGATCCCCGGGATGTGA
- the recR gene encoding recombination mediator RecR: MAGPVQALINEFSKLPTIGPKTAARLVFHLLNRPRADADALADAIVALKARVRLCSRCFSITEDDPCEICADPRRDGTLICVVAEAKDVFAIERTSAFNGRYHVLGGLISPMDGIGPSQLRVRELVDRVAAERPAEIVVATNPNAEGEATALYLSRLLAPSGVNVTRLAYGLPIGGDLDYADENTLARAIEGRRTL, encoded by the coding sequence ATCGCGGGCCCCGTTCAAGCGCTGATCAACGAGTTCAGCAAACTTCCGACGATCGGCCCGAAAACCGCGGCGCGGCTGGTGTTTCACCTGCTCAACCGGCCGCGTGCCGACGCCGACGCGCTCGCCGACGCGATCGTCGCGCTCAAGGCGCGCGTGCGTTTGTGTTCGCGCTGCTTCTCGATCACCGAAGACGATCCGTGCGAGATCTGCGCCGACCCGCGCCGCGACGGCACGCTGATCTGCGTCGTCGCCGAAGCGAAGGACGTCTTCGCGATCGAACGCACGTCGGCGTTCAACGGCCGCTATCACGTGCTCGGCGGGCTGATCTCGCCGATGGACGGGATCGGCCCGTCGCAACTGCGCGTGCGCGAGCTCGTCGACCGCGTCGCGGCGGAGCGGCCCGCGGAGATCGTCGTCGCGACGAACCCGAACGCCGAGGGCGAGGCGACGGCGCTGTACCTCTCGCGTCTGCTGGCGCCCAGCGGCGTCAACGTCACCCGGCTCGCCTACGGCCTGCCGATCGGCGGCGACCTCGACTACGCCGACGAGAACACGCTGGCGCGCGCGATCGAAGGCCGCCGCACGCTCTGA
- a CDS encoding MOSC domain-containing protein — translation MQAGTLAAIWRYPVKALRAEPLAAAAILADGLEGDRTAALVVQTPDHTRAGKPFRGKESPRLHLTADPQTAIAEAAGARVGIALDRTQPRWFDARPVSVLFDLWVRDVEALVGDALDPLRWRPNLFVTAAPSFALREPQLVGAALQCGAVALRVVDTIDRCVTPNYDVVTGESDARVLREVAQQRGNVVGVYCEVVTPGTVRAGDAVTLG, via the coding sequence ATGCAGGCCGGCACGCTCGCCGCCATCTGGCGTTATCCCGTCAAAGCGCTTCGCGCCGAACCGCTCGCCGCAGCGGCGATCCTCGCCGACGGCCTCGAGGGCGATCGCACGGCGGCGCTCGTCGTGCAGACGCCCGATCATACCCGCGCCGGCAAGCCGTTTCGCGGCAAGGAGTCGCCCCGGCTGCATCTCACCGCCGACCCGCAGACGGCGATCGCCGAGGCCGCCGGCGCACGCGTCGGGATCGCGCTCGACCGCACGCAGCCGCGCTGGTTCGACGCGCGGCCCGTCTCGGTGCTGTTCGATCTGTGGGTGCGCGACGTCGAGGCGCTGGTCGGCGACGCGCTCGATCCGCTGCGCTGGCGTCCGAACCTCTTCGTCACCGCGGCGCCGTCGTTCGCGCTGCGCGAACCGCAGCTCGTCGGCGCGGCACTGCAATGCGGCGCCGTCGCGCTACGCGTCGTCGACACGATCGACCGCTGCGTCACCCCGAACTACGACGTCGTCACCGGAGAAAGCGATGCGCGCGTGCTGCGTGAGGTCGCGCAGCAGCGCGGCAACGTCGTCGGCGTCTACTGCGAGGTCGTGACGCCCGGAACCGTGCGGGCCGGCGACGCCGTCACGCTGGGCTGA